One segment of Halomonas sp. TD01 DNA contains the following:
- a CDS encoding DndE family protein — MIPTRIYLSKKSWDRLQYLQTKTRLTPNVIARISISLALKDIRTASINVSKPEQTHIINRDVLFGAHEKTFEALIRQFCKEQRIEADIQDIIRSLIDSGLHKIGHIKSILDIKPLFNA; from the coding sequence ATGATCCCAACTCGTATCTATCTGAGCAAAAAGTCTTGGGATCGATTACAGTATCTCCAAACAAAAACTAGACTTACCCCGAATGTAATTGCACGAATTTCAATATCATTAGCACTAAAAGATATTCGCACAGCCTCAATTAATGTAAGTAAACCTGAACAGACTCACATCATCAATCGTGACGTATTATTTGGCGCCCACGAGAAAACTTTTGAAGCTCTTATCCGTCAGTTTTGTAAGGAGCAAAGAATTGAAGCTGATATACAAGATATAATTCGTTCTTTAATTGACAGCGGTTTACATAAAATTGGACATATAAAATCCATTTTGGACATTAAGCCTTTATTTAACGCTTGA
- a CDS encoding PIN-like domain-containing protein — translation MKKEFQGYHPLTESEIQELLRVATLSLDANIMLNFFRFEKIHRDIIFRILSNESINKRLFVPHHAALEFYENLDEVSGEPFTKVDDIVRVIKSFKKENFGLTETIKESSIYSDLYKNISNDLDRIVKVVALEKKKIQKSFDRKSILSQLEIMLDDKVGPPLPNEEVDVLIETCILRQENKIPPGYGKDANKPGAYSFSGIPLPKKCGDYFIWEQMIREGAKHKKPIIFITDDEKPDWIKKTMQGPIPRPELRMEFKNITGNDFYILNTKRFLSLAKMAFDAEIKTSQVDEIGEIAKRQGNWKDEVYNALRQLGGEADLKEIYKQVKNNRQGNVPASFESIVRKSIYHYSSETDIYLNKEDLYTQVSSGRWKILGYS, via the coding sequence ATGAAAAAGGAATTTCAGGGATATCATCCATTAACTGAATCAGAAATACAGGAGCTGCTTAGAGTAGCTACTTTATCTCTTGATGCAAATATTATGCTTAATTTTTTCAGGTTTGAGAAAATACATAGAGATATCATTTTTCGAATTTTGTCGAATGAAAGTATTAACAAAAGACTATTTGTGCCTCATCATGCTGCGTTAGAGTTTTATGAGAACCTCGACGAGGTCTCAGGCGAACCATTTACGAAAGTTGATGATATTGTAAGGGTTATCAAGTCATTTAAAAAAGAGAATTTTGGTTTAACAGAGACTATAAAAGAAAGTAGTATATATTCCGATCTTTATAAAAATATATCTAATGATCTTGACCGAATAGTTAAAGTGGTTGCGCTAGAAAAAAAGAAAATTCAGAAATCCTTTGATAGAAAGTCAATATTGAGTCAGCTAGAAATTATGCTAGACGATAAAGTAGGCCCGCCGTTACCCAATGAAGAAGTGGATGTGTTGATAGAGACCTGTATTCTGCGGCAAGAAAATAAGATACCACCTGGTTATGGCAAGGATGCGAATAAACCGGGGGCGTATAGTTTTTCTGGTATACCACTTCCTAAAAAGTGTGGCGATTATTTTATTTGGGAGCAGATGATTAGAGAGGGGGCTAAGCACAAAAAACCTATTATCTTCATTACAGATGATGAGAAGCCAGATTGGATTAAAAAAACAATGCAGGGTCCTATACCTCGACCTGAACTACGCATGGAGTTTAAAAATATAACTGGGAACGATTTTTATATTCTTAATACAAAACGTTTTTTGTCATTAGCTAAAATGGCTTTTGATGCTGAAATTAAAACTAGTCAGGTTGACGAGATTGGGGAAATAGCCAAGCGTCAAGGGAATTGGAAAGACGAGGTGTATAATGCATTGAGACAGTTGGGTGGTGAGGCGGATTTGAAGGAGATTTATAAACAAGTGAAAAATAACAGGCAAGGTAATGTACCAGCTTCTTTTGAGTCTATAGTCAGAAAGTCTATATATCATTATTCGTCTGAAACTGATATTTACTTGAATAAGGAGGATTTATATACCCAAGTTTCTTCTGGTCGATGGAAGATTTTGGGTTATAGTTGA
- a CDS encoding DNA sulfur modification protein DndB, with protein sequence MSENIQLRPAQQSPDVFDRSIRGVYGRFQSDKSYPLSYVQASISIESVNWLETASEAFRSYELDFEELIQRDIDKERVINIVDDYLKKGEDRVLFFPPLLVSLVALGDEGILGRYESVREELKDHSVELTWGGDRFQLILPTLDSATGHQVKVHDKDIDIAPYWSVLRLNSNKIKLVVIDGQHRLQALKSLWNSSDHANKKVVKNLSIPICLLFSPEAVEGEGAHESMNRDMRELFVRINSEGKKVSGHFIALLNDRRLSSFAVREFCNYSKSEELSNGLNYLCCVEWNQRVDRLASQINRPYTITTIQIISDTLSEHAFDPKLAGRARYLLNLKAFKENLETDSRSIPVDEISEESFSISQIEFLRKLTREMVAPALAVLFFEPAVYKKRIEATNKAAEWLNQMISKEVDGAEHCKLSILDQYRDPNELDPPSSRDIYREFSKRVLNASPSSIHFYNVFQQGLIRAWITLTRLLFQSGFSPVAIAKALVTSIDHFMVIDDKRFDAANLYGQKLIFNGSKVIVNKRAKNNWERLILLSFGNQAVLSKFEASVSGFKKEDLSLLKEKSSESLKSYLSDLKKVIEEDYRKYWRDKELDEQVMEELEDLDVAAMKGDEDALEEFNNKIGKYALNRYREAETKLKAAFGI encoded by the coding sequence ATGAGTGAAAACATACAGTTACGCCCAGCTCAACAGTCTCCTGATGTTTTTGATCGTTCGATTAGGGGGGTTTACGGAAGATTTCAGTCAGATAAAAGTTATCCCTTATCATATGTTCAAGCTTCTATTTCAATTGAAAGTGTAAATTGGTTAGAAACAGCATCAGAAGCCTTCAGATCCTATGAATTGGATTTTGAAGAGCTGATCCAACGTGATATTGATAAAGAGCGAGTGATAAATATTGTAGATGACTATTTAAAGAAAGGTGAAGATAGAGTTTTGTTTTTTCCTCCCTTGTTAGTGTCGTTAGTAGCATTAGGTGATGAAGGGATTCTTGGGCGTTATGAAAGTGTACGGGAAGAATTAAAAGATCATAGTGTAGAATTGACTTGGGGAGGAGATCGTTTTCAGCTTATATTGCCTACTCTTGATTCAGCAACAGGTCATCAAGTAAAAGTGCATGATAAAGATATCGATATTGCTCCTTATTGGTCTGTCCTTCGTTTGAATAGTAATAAAATTAAACTAGTAGTAATTGATGGTCAACATCGACTTCAAGCCTTGAAGAGTCTTTGGAATAGTAGTGACCATGCAAATAAAAAAGTGGTTAAAAACTTATCAATACCAATTTGCTTGTTATTTTCGCCAGAAGCGGTAGAAGGTGAGGGGGCCCATGAATCAATGAACCGTGATATGCGCGAGCTTTTTGTGAGGATCAATTCAGAAGGGAAGAAGGTCTCAGGTCACTTTATCGCTTTGCTTAATGATAGACGATTGAGTTCTTTTGCTGTACGTGAATTTTGCAACTACTCAAAGAGTGAAGAATTATCAAATGGCTTGAATTATCTTTGTTGCGTCGAATGGAACCAACGTGTGGATCGACTTGCCTCTCAGATAAATCGTCCATACACGATAACAACTATACAAATTATTTCGGACACATTAAGTGAGCATGCGTTCGATCCTAAGTTAGCAGGTCGAGCTCGATACTTACTTAATCTGAAAGCATTTAAAGAAAATCTAGAAACTGACTCACGATCTATCCCTGTGGATGAAATTTCTGAAGAGAGCTTCTCAATTTCGCAAATAGAATTTCTTAGAAAGTTAACTCGAGAAATGGTAGCACCAGCGCTTGCTGTACTCTTTTTTGAACCTGCAGTTTATAAAAAAAGGATTGAAGCGACTAATAAAGCCGCTGAGTGGCTTAATCAAATGATATCCAAAGAAGTTGATGGTGCTGAACATTGTAAATTGAGTATTTTAGATCAATATCGAGATCCTAATGAACTAGATCCTCCAAGCTCAAGAGATATTTATCGAGAATTTTCAAAGAGAGTATTAAATGCTTCGCCTAGCAGTATTCATTTTTACAATGTATTTCAGCAAGGTTTAATTAGAGCTTGGATAACTTTAACTCGCTTGTTATTTCAATCAGGATTTAGTCCAGTTGCCATAGCAAAAGCGCTCGTTACTTCAATTGATCATTTTATGGTGATTGATGATAAGCGTTTTGATGCAGCTAATTTGTATGGTCAGAAGCTTATCTTTAACGGTTCAAAAGTTATTGTTAATAAGAGGGCTAAAAATAATTGGGAGAGATTGATACTTTTGAGTTTTGGGAATCAGGCAGTGCTTTCAAAGTTTGAAGCAAGTGTGTCAGGTTTTAAAAAAGAGGACTTGAGTTTGCTTAAAGAAAAATCGAGCGAGTCTCTTAAGAGCTACTTAAGTGATTTGAAAAAGGTTATCGAGGAGGATTATAGGAAGTATTGGCGTGATAAAGAGCTTGATGAACAGGTCATGGAAGAGCTTGAGGATTTAGACGTGGCCGCAATGAAAGGGGATGAAGATGCATTAGAGGAATTCAATAATAAAATTGGAAAATATGCTCTAAACCGTTATAGGGAAGCCGAGACGAAGCTTAAAGCAGCTTTTGGAATTTAA